One genomic window of Acidobacteriota bacterium includes the following:
- a CDS encoding FAD-binding and (Fe-S)-binding domain-containing protein: MLHGRYLDLFQDLSRVIPGERLIRDDLRTLAYGTDASFYRLIPKLVVRVDTEAEVGEVLRQCRARRLPLTFRAGGTSLSGQALSDSVLMQLGTGWRGIRIEDEGKLITLQPGVVGAQANARLAPYRRKIGPDPASINAAMVGGIAANNASGMCCGTSQNSYRTLQGMRIVLADGTVLDTRSATSRDRFLQTRQDLVESIGRLAKRTREDPELANRIRRKFKMKNTTGYSLNSLIDFEDPIDVIQHLMIGSEGTLGFISEITYRTVPDYPHKATALILFPDIRTACEATTLLRSCPVSAVEIMDRAGLRSVEDKPGLPLDLKSLGPSVAALLVETRGETPEALDQHLGATTRSLEDLPTVEPVAFTRDPTEQLRLWNIRKGLFPSIGAIREIGTTVIIEDVAFPIDRLAEATLQLQQLFRKHRYSEAIIFGHALEGNLHFVFTQDFNRPEEVRRYRDFIGDLTEMVVHSYDGSLKAEHGTGRNMAPFVELEWGAEAYRLMREIKAIFDPENLLNPGVILNSDPQIHLKNLKPLPKAHSVVDKCTECGFCEVNCPSRDLTLTPRQRIAVWREISRLRSNGDYAGRLDELTSRYAYQGNDTCATDGLCAMACPVGIDTGKLIKDLRRLQVAGWQDRAATLLAAHFGLTTASLRMLLTATHQFHRLLGSEGMRRVTDWARKLSGNRLPQWNPWLPRAAEVMTSSGEDGKFPLKAVFFPSCLSRTLGVPGHGRDQPSQNRKMEALMRKAGVESVYPENLANLCCGMPFASKGFDRQGAAKQEELRRALNLASRDGLYPVLVDTSPCLFRLKESALFEADFPIYEPAEFILKVLRPGLTFRKSAGRVALHSPCSSRKMGLDSALRQLAELCAEAVIVPDSVGCCGFAGDRGFSHPELTASALGPLKTSLPSGCSRGYSTSKTCEIGLSTHSDIPYQSIAYLVDECTESRNRQDGAEAPEGR; the protein is encoded by the coding sequence ATGTTGCACGGGCGCTATCTCGATCTGTTCCAGGACCTTTCCCGAGTCATCCCGGGCGAGAGGCTGATCCGGGACGACCTGCGCACTCTGGCCTACGGGACGGACGCCAGCTTTTACCGTCTGATTCCCAAGCTGGTGGTCCGGGTCGACACCGAGGCCGAGGTGGGAGAAGTCCTGAGGCAGTGCCGCGCGCGCCGGCTGCCGCTCACCTTCCGAGCTGGAGGAACCAGCCTTTCGGGACAAGCCCTGAGCGACTCGGTGCTCATGCAGTTGGGCACGGGCTGGCGGGGAATCCGGATCGAGGACGAGGGCAAGCTGATCACGCTGCAACCCGGCGTGGTCGGCGCCCAGGCCAATGCTCGCCTGGCTCCCTACCGGCGCAAGATCGGACCCGACCCCGCCTCCATCAACGCCGCCATGGTGGGGGGAATTGCCGCCAACAACGCCAGCGGCATGTGTTGCGGCACCTCCCAGAACAGCTACCGGACCCTTCAGGGCATGAGAATCGTCCTCGCCGACGGCACCGTTCTGGACACCCGCAGCGCCACCAGCAGGGATCGATTCCTCCAAACCCGCCAGGACCTGGTGGAAAGCATCGGGCGCCTGGCGAAGCGGACCCGGGAAGACCCGGAACTGGCCAATCGGATTCGCCGCAAATTCAAGATGAAGAACACCACCGGCTACAGCCTGAACTCCCTGATCGATTTCGAAGATCCCATCGACGTGATCCAGCACCTGATGATCGGTTCCGAGGGCACCTTGGGATTCATCTCCGAAATCACCTACCGGACCGTACCCGACTACCCCCACAAGGCCACCGCCCTGATCCTTTTCCCCGACATTCGGACCGCCTGTGAAGCCACCACCCTGCTAAGGAGCTGCCCCGTCTCGGCGGTCGAGATCATGGACCGGGCCGGCCTTCGCTCGGTGGAAGACAAGCCCGGTCTTCCCCTGGACCTGAAGAGTCTGGGCCCGTCGGTGGCGGCCCTGCTGGTGGAGACCCGGGGAGAAACACCGGAAGCGCTGGACCAGCACTTGGGAGCCACCACCCGAAGCCTGGAGGATCTGCCCACGGTGGAGCCGGTCGCCTTCACCCGAGACCCCACCGAGCAGCTCCGCCTTTGGAACATCCGCAAGGGCCTGTTCCCCTCCATCGGGGCCATCCGGGAAATCGGGACCACCGTCATCATCGAGGACGTGGCCTTCCCCATCGACCGGCTGGCCGAAGCCACCCTGCAGCTCCAGCAACTGTTCCGCAAGCACCGCTACTCGGAAGCCATCATCTTCGGGCATGCCCTGGAGGGTAATCTCCATTTCGTCTTCACCCAGGATTTCAACCGGCCCGAAGAAGTTCGCCGCTATCGGGACTTCATCGGCGACCTCACCGAAATGGTGGTTCACAGCTACGATGGCTCGCTCAAGGCGGAGCACGGTACCGGCCGCAACATGGCCCCCTTCGTGGAGCTGGAATGGGGAGCCGAAGCCTACCGATTGATGCGAGAGATCAAGGCCATCTTCGATCCCGAAAACCTTCTTAACCCCGGGGTGATCCTCAACAGCGATCCTCAGATCCACCTCAAGAACCTCAAGCCCTTGCCGAAAGCCCACTCGGTGGTCGACAAGTGCACCGAATGCGGTTTCTGCGAGGTCAATTGCCCCTCCCGGGACCTGACCCTTACCCCTCGCCAACGGATCGCGGTCTGGCGAGAAATCTCCCGGCTTCGATCCAACGGGGATTACGCCGGTCGACTGGACGAACTGACCAGCCGTTACGCCTACCAGGGAAACGACACCTGCGCTACCGACGGCCTGTGCGCCATGGCTTGCCCGGTCGGCATCGACACCGGCAAGCTCATCAAGGACCTGCGGCGCCTTCAGGTTGCCGGTTGGCAGGACCGGGCCGCCACCTTGCTGGCCGCCCATTTCGGCCTGACCACCGCCTCGCTCCGGATGCTCCTGACCGCCACCCACCAGTTCCATCGGCTGCTGGGATCGGAAGGCATGCGGCGCGTCACCGATTGGGCCCGGAAGCTCTCGGGGAACCGGTTGCCGCAGTGGAATCCCTGGCTGCCCCGGGCGGCCGAAGTCATGACTTCCTCAGGGGAAGACGGCAAGTTTCCCTTGAAGGCAGTCTTTTTCCCCAGCTGTCTCAGCCGGACGCTGGGCGTGCCCGGCCATGGTCGAGACCAGCCCTCTCAGAATCGCAAGATGGAGGCGCTGATGCGCAAGGCGGGAGTCGAGTCGGTCTATCCGGAAAACCTGGCCAACCTCTGTTGCGGGATGCCCTTTGCGAGCAAGGGGTTCGACCGGCAGGGGGCCGCCAAGCAGGAGGAGTTGCGGCGGGCTTTGAATCTGGCTTCCCGCGACGGCCTCTATCCCGTTCTGGTGGATACCAGCCCCTGCCTCTTTCGTCTGAAGGAGTCCGCTCTCTTCGAAGCGGATTTCCCCATCTATGAGCCGGCGGAGTTCATTCTGAAGGTTCTGCGGCCGGGACTCACCTTCAGGAAGAGCGCCGGCCGGGTGGCCCTGCACAGTCCCTGCAGTTCCCGCAAGATGGGACTGGACAGCGCCTTGCGCCAGCTTGCCGAACTCTGCGCCGAGGCGGTCATTGTCCCCGACAGCGTGGGCTGCTGCGGGTTTGCCGGAGACCGGGGCTT